A genomic window from Nitrospirota bacterium includes:
- a CDS encoding LptE family protein, with translation MRPKESLCGFLLFVFLGGCGYQASLEKSPPSNLIKETEQEQTGGYISRIAIPVFNNKTFEPLIENAVTRRFRQQVIMDGHLKLVAFRENADMVLEGQVVSFGQSPLSFDSKNQNAATEYRISVVLNMVLKDSKTAKNLWQKSGITGTADYYVSADSSVNRAALDRAIDEVSKVLAEDTLSEILHLYR, from the coding sequence TTGCGACCTAAAGAGTCACTCTGCGGATTTCTTCTGTTTGTTTTTTTAGGGGGATGCGGTTATCAGGCTTCATTGGAAAAATCTCCCCCGTCAAACCTGATTAAGGAGACGGAACAGGAACAAACAGGCGGTTACATTTCCCGCATTGCGATCCCTGTTTTCAACAATAAAACTTTTGAGCCGTTGATTGAAAACGCGGTCACGCGGAGGTTTCGCCAGCAGGTCATTATGGATGGGCATTTAAAGCTCGTTGCGTTCCGTGAAAACGCCGATATGGTTCTGGAGGGCCAGGTCGTTTCGTTTGGACAGTCTCCTCTTTCGTTTGATTCAAAAAACCAAAACGCGGCCACGGAATACCGGATATCGGTGGTCCTGAACATGGTCCTTAAAGATTCAAAAACCGCAAAAAATCTCTGGCAGAAATCAGGTATTACCGGAACGGCGGATTACTATGTCAGCGCGGATTCGTCTGTCAACCGCGCCGCGCTTGACCGGGCGATTGATGAGGTGAGCAAGGTGTTGGCGGAGGACACGTTAAGCGAAATCCTGCATCTCTATCGTTAG
- a CDS encoding leucine--tRNA ligase has translation MDSKYDPRVIEKKWQTLWTDRKYFKVDEDSDKPKFYCLEMFPYPSGKIHMGHVRVYAIGDVIARYKRLRGFHVLHPMGWDSFGLPAENAAIQKRVPPAQWTLNNIAAMREQLKAMGLSYDWDREVTTCLPDYYRWNQWFFVKLFEKGLAYKKKSFVNWCPSCVTVLANEQVEEGKCWRCETEVIQKELDQWFFKITAYAEELLADHDRLGKWPERVITMQKNWIGKSVGAEIDFPLEGRKEAITVFTTRPDTLYGVTFMSIAPENPLAAVLSKNTPQAEKVRAFIEQIKKQDKETRTSESAGKEGVFTGAYAIHPLTGSKIPVWVANFVLLEYGTGAVMAVPAHDQRDFEFSKKYHLPIKVVIQSPRQIFSEDTLHEAYVSPGMLTDSGPFNGIPSEEAKGKITEFLVKDGKGKLKINYRLRDWGVSRQRYWGTPIPMVYCKECGVQAVPEDQLPVLLPTDVPFTGKGGSPLEESREFSHTRCPKCQKEARRETDTMDTFVDSSWYFLRYTSPHSESHPVDPKKAAYWLPVDQYVGGIEHAVLHLLYARFFTKALRDLGVISIGEPFSNLLTQGMVIKDGAKMSKSKGNIVDPDYLIDTYGSDTSRLFSLFAAPPEKDLEWNDQGVEGSHRFLNKVWNVYYAYQELWKKTASSAQSSTPEARVLLRKTHQTIKKITEDMEKDFHFNTAVAALMELFNTVTDYISRPATLDPGVLKFTLRNFVLLLSPFAPHIAEELWESLGEPGPIFDPGVNQSWPSYSPKALVADEMTIVIQVNGKLRGKLTVPFDAEQESIKQSALADSKILEWVQNKNIVKVIYVEKKLVNIVAT, from the coding sequence TTGGACAGCAAATATGATCCCAGGGTCATAGAGAAAAAGTGGCAAACGCTCTGGACCGATCGAAAGTATTTTAAGGTTGACGAGGATTCGGATAAACCAAAATTTTATTGCCTGGAAATGTTTCCTTATCCTTCCGGAAAAATCCATATGGGCCATGTTCGTGTCTATGCGATAGGGGATGTGATCGCCCGTTATAAACGGTTGAGAGGTTTCCATGTCTTGCATCCGATGGGATGGGACTCTTTCGGCCTCCCGGCGGAAAACGCCGCGATTCAAAAAAGGGTTCCCCCTGCGCAATGGACGCTCAATAACATCGCCGCGATGCGGGAACAATTAAAAGCCATGGGTCTTTCCTATGACTGGGATCGGGAAGTGACCACCTGTCTTCCTGATTATTACCGGTGGAATCAGTGGTTTTTTGTTAAGTTATTTGAAAAAGGATTGGCCTATAAGAAAAAGTCATTTGTCAACTGGTGTCCTTCCTGTGTGACGGTACTGGCCAATGAGCAAGTGGAGGAAGGGAAATGTTGGCGATGTGAAACGGAGGTCATCCAAAAGGAGCTGGACCAGTGGTTTTTTAAAATTACCGCTTACGCGGAGGAGCTGCTGGCCGATCACGATCGTTTGGGCAAATGGCCCGAGAGGGTCATCACCATGCAGAAAAACTGGATCGGGAAGAGTGTTGGCGCCGAAATCGATTTTCCGTTGGAAGGGAGAAAAGAAGCGATTACGGTTTTCACGACCCGTCCGGACACCCTCTATGGGGTAACGTTTATGAGTATTGCCCCGGAAAATCCCCTTGCGGCGGTTTTATCCAAGAACACCCCGCAGGCAGAAAAGGTTCGGGCCTTTATTGAACAGATAAAAAAACAGGATAAAGAAACCCGGACCTCGGAATCTGCCGGGAAAGAGGGCGTTTTCACCGGGGCTTATGCCATTCATCCTTTAACCGGGAGTAAAATTCCGGTTTGGGTGGCTAATTTTGTTCTCCTCGAATATGGAACAGGCGCAGTCATGGCGGTCCCCGCGCATGACCAGAGAGATTTTGAATTTTCCAAAAAATATCATCTTCCGATTAAGGTCGTCATTCAAAGCCCGCGACAGATCTTTTCGGAAGATACGCTTCACGAAGCCTATGTCTCACCCGGAATGTTGACCGATTCGGGGCCATTTAATGGCATCCCTTCTGAAGAGGCCAAAGGGAAGATTACGGAATTTCTGGTTAAAGACGGAAAAGGAAAACTAAAAATTAATTACCGGTTGAGGGATTGGGGGGTTTCCCGCCAACGGTATTGGGGAACACCGATTCCGATGGTTTATTGCAAAGAGTGCGGAGTTCAAGCTGTTCCAGAAGATCAGCTTCCCGTACTTCTTCCCACCGACGTTCCTTTTACCGGAAAAGGAGGGTCGCCTCTTGAGGAATCCAGGGAATTTAGTCACACCCGTTGCCCGAAGTGTCAAAAGGAAGCCAGACGGGAAACCGATACGATGGATACTTTTGTCGATTCCTCCTGGTATTTTTTAAGATATACCTCGCCTCATTCTGAAAGCCATCCGGTCGATCCTAAAAAAGCCGCTTACTGGCTTCCGGTCGATCAATATGTCGGAGGGATAGAGCATGCCGTCCTTCACCTTCTTTATGCCCGCTTTTTTACCAAGGCGCTCCGTGATCTGGGCGTGATTTCAATCGGGGAGCCTTTCTCCAACCTTCTGACCCAGGGAATGGTCATAAAGGATGGGGCTAAGATGTCAAAATCAAAAGGGAATATCGTGGACCCCGACTATTTAATCGATACGTACGGTTCGGATACGTCCCGGCTCTTTTCTCTTTTTGCGGCGCCCCCTGAAAAAGATCTTGAATGGAATGATCAAGGGGTTGAAGGGTCCCACCGATTTTTAAACAAAGTGTGGAACGTTTATTATGCCTATCAGGAGTTGTGGAAAAAAACGGCTTCATCCGCCCAATCCTCCACCCCTGAAGCCAGGGTCCTCTTAAGAAAGACCCATCAGACGATTAAAAAGATCACGGAAGATATGGAGAAAGATTTTCATTTTAATACCGCGGTGGCGGCGTTAATGGAATTATTTAATACGGTAACCGACTATATCTCAAGGCCGGCCACGCTCGATCCAGGGGTGTTAAAATTCACCCTCAGGAATTTTGTCCTGCTCCTCTCCCCCTTTGCGCCTCATATCGCGGAAGAGTTGTGGGAAAGTTTGGGGGAACCCGGACCGATTTTTGATCCCGGGGTTAATCAATCCTGGCCTTCCTATAGTCCGAAGGCCCTGGTTGCCGATGAGATGACCATCGTGATTCAAGTGAATGGAAAACTGCGTGGAAAATTGACCGTTCCCTTTGATGCTGAACAGGAGTCCATTAAACAAAGCGCTTTAGCCGATTCCAAAATTTTGGAATGGGTTCAAAACAAAAATATTGTAAAGGTGATCTATGTGGAAAAAAAACTGGTTAACATCGTTGCGACCTAA
- the rpsT gene encoding 30S ribosomal protein S20: MPIHQDAIKKERQTKRKNERNRVITSSLKTSTKKVLSAVEEKNIDAAKTALLEMTSLMDSAASKGVIHHNTAGRRVSRLTRKINELASK; the protein is encoded by the coding sequence ATGCCGATCCATCAAGATGCGATTAAAAAAGAGCGCCAAACAAAGCGGAAAAATGAGCGGAACCGGGTTATCACCTCTTCCCTGAAGACCTCTACGAAAAAAGTTCTATCCGCCGTTGAAGAAAAAAACATCGACGCGGCTAAAACTGCCTTACTGGAAATGACCTCCCTGATGGACAGCGCGGCCAGTAAAGGAGTGATTCATCACAACACGGCTGGACGCAGAGTCTCAAGGTTGACCCGGAAAATCAACGAACTCGCCTCTAAATAA
- a CDS encoding DUF1499 domain-containing protein encodes MEKGIESGRRSHSMESIFLRLAVWLSVFTLLAYFLSGFGNRLGWWNFRTGFEILKYAFFGALITLCLTMIGIYKGPGGEYNRRFPLALPPLLISLFLVSIPLKFIWVAKNVPRIHDITTDPDNPPGFSAILPLRKDASNSVVYGGPEIAALQRKGYPEIKPVVMSMTPDQAFQRSLSTAEKMGWKIVDVNPSDRRIEATDTTLWFGFKDDIVIRITPSSGGSRIDVRSVSRVGVSDVGTNAKRIQNYLKKLEEIE; translated from the coding sequence ATGGAAAAGGGAATCGAATCGGGCCGGAGGAGTCATTCGATGGAATCCATTTTTTTGAGGCTGGCGGTCTGGCTGAGTGTATTCACTTTACTGGCCTATTTTCTGTCGGGTTTTGGAAATCGTTTGGGATGGTGGAATTTCCGAACCGGCTTTGAGATTTTGAAATATGCGTTTTTTGGCGCGCTGATCACTCTGTGTTTGACGATGATCGGGATTTATAAAGGGCCGGGGGGGGAATACAACAGGAGATTTCCTTTAGCGCTTCCTCCGTTATTGATCAGCCTTTTTCTTGTTTCCATTCCTTTAAAATTTATCTGGGTGGCCAAAAATGTTCCACGAATTCATGATATTACGACTGATCCGGATAATCCTCCCGGTTTTTCAGCGATCCTTCCTTTGCGAAAAGACGCGTCAAATTCTGTCGTTTATGGCGGCCCGGAAATTGCCGCGCTTCAAAGAAAAGGATATCCGGAAATAAAACCGGTAGTGATGTCAATGACGCCAGACCAGGCTTTTCAGAGATCCCTGTCAACAGCAGAGAAAATGGGATGGAAAATTGTGGATGTCAATCCGTCTGATCGACGGATCGAAGCAACCGATACCACCTTATGGTTTGGGTTTAAGGATGACATTGTCATTCGAATTACACCTTCGAGCGGCGGTAGCCGTATCGATGTCCGTTCGGTTTCACGGGTCGGGGTGAGCGATGTCGGCACCAACGCCAAACGGATTCAAAATTATCTGAAAAAACTGGAAGAAATAGAATAA
- a CDS encoding radical SAM protein, with the protein MNSSILYVWLPVSKIYPLGITYLANYIHYKRPTIRQHILDLSLIPRGNRKKVLRETILANNPGVVVFSWRDIQIFAPHEGHDSIKYAFNFYYSWNPVKKIISSFYGLKSLYQYYDNIHESLSYPWQVFREFPETIRVVGGGAFNVFSEQVIHKLPEGTIGIIGEGEEALLKIAEGRDFSDERFLQMKNGAVDQGVQGKPVDFEEMEIDLSYQESIFPQYPAYRDEVIGIQTKRGCPYECSFCVYPYIEGKGVRYRDPERILRDMKTFYDRWGTRHFWFTDAQFIPGSSSLPHVTQLLEGILKTQMKVTWSGYIRTSLISPELSELMVKSGLGDLEVAITSGDQEVLNGMKLGFRLDKLYEGVEHLKKAGYQGKIILNYSLNSPGDNEQTLRVSVESFKKIVSILGEDRVVPVLFFLGIQPHTDLEAELIESGYLKKGYNPLSLNPFAIKKVLYNPPPLSKVIAKACFKAWNQTIQQTKQSQVQEKYADKFLKQAVEKNYGRAVFAALDQDLP; encoded by the coding sequence ATGAATTCATCGATTTTATACGTTTGGCTTCCGGTCTCAAAAATTTATCCGTTAGGAATCACCTATCTGGCCAATTATATTCATTATAAAAGGCCAACGATCCGCCAACATATTCTCGACCTCTCGCTGATTCCCCGGGGAAACCGTAAAAAGGTTTTACGGGAAACGATCCTCGCGAACAATCCGGGAGTCGTCGTCTTTTCATGGCGCGACATTCAAATTTTTGCTCCTCACGAAGGGCACGATTCCATAAAATACGCGTTTAATTTTTACTACTCCTGGAACCCTGTCAAAAAAATCATCTCTTCCTTTTACGGCTTAAAATCACTCTACCAATATTACGACAATATCCATGAATCTCTTTCCTACCCCTGGCAGGTCTTTCGCGAATTCCCTGAAACAATCAGGGTGGTCGGCGGAGGCGCTTTTAATGTCTTCTCCGAACAGGTGATTCATAAACTCCCTGAAGGCACCATCGGAATAATCGGTGAAGGGGAAGAAGCTCTTTTGAAAATCGCCGAGGGAAGGGATTTTTCCGACGAACGTTTTCTCCAGATGAAAAACGGCGCCGTTGATCAGGGCGTTCAGGGAAAGCCGGTTGATTTTGAAGAAATGGAAATTGACCTGTCCTATCAGGAATCGATTTTTCCCCAATACCCGGCCTATCGCGACGAAGTGATCGGCATTCAAACGAAACGGGGATGCCCTTACGAATGCTCATTTTGCGTCTACCCGTACATCGAAGGAAAAGGGGTAAGATATCGTGACCCGGAACGGATCTTAAGGGATATGAAAACTTTTTATGACCGGTGGGGAACGCGGCATTTCTGGTTTACCGATGCCCAATTTATTCCCGGTTCCAGTTCCCTTCCTCACGTCACTCAACTTCTCGAGGGAATTTTAAAAACTCAGATGAAAGTCACCTGGTCCGGGTATATCCGGACCAGTTTGATTTCTCCGGAACTCTCCGAATTAATGGTCAAATCGGGTTTGGGAGATCTGGAGGTGGCGATTACCTCCGGGGATCAGGAAGTTCTGAACGGCATGAAGCTGGGGTTCAGACTGGATAAATTATATGAAGGGGTGGAACATCTTAAAAAAGCGGGCTATCAGGGGAAAATTATTTTAAATTACTCGCTTAATTCGCCAGGCGATAATGAACAAACCCTGCGGGTCAGCGTCGAATCGTTTAAGAAAATTGTTTCTATCCTGGGAGAAGATCGCGTCGTCCCGGTTCTCTTTTTCCTGGGGATTCAACCTCATACTGACCTGGAGGCGGAACTGATTGAATCGGGTTATCTCAAGAAAGGGTATAACCCGCTTTCGCTCAACCCCTTTGCCATTAAAAAAGTGCTTTATAACCCCCCTCCCTTAAGCAAGGTCATCGCAAAAGCTTGTTTTAAAGCCTGGAATCAAACCATCCAGCAAACAAAACAGTCTCAGGTTCAGGAAAAATATGCCGATAAATTTTTAAAGCAGGCGGTTGAAAAAAATTACGGGAGGGCTGTATTCGCAGCCCTCGACCAGGATCTACCCTGA
- the holA gene encoding DNA polymerase III subunit delta encodes MKEAVKKETIPPLVLITGDEEFLVAEHLKKIRDHLIDPGLADFNYHLFFGSFLEMEEVLNVAQTFPVFSEKRLVIIREAELIPSKELEKLVPYLNNPLPSTCLVVVAEKADMRKGFFIRFKEKGKLISCGKLYENQVGPWIRNFLRDSSLEIEEPALLFLKTEMGSDLSKLSVELEKLRSYIGVRKKITFQDCDAITRGHRSFSVFDLVNAVGNKNQPRAMTLLASFLGDGEQPLVLLAMLVRHFRSLLKLGECKRSGFSRMEVSKSLGIPEFFLSEIYKHATLYSRNELEGAFRLCLEADFQLKGNTRPPDRVMESLILDLCSGKPLYSSSSLQK; translated from the coding sequence ATGAAAGAAGCTGTTAAAAAAGAAACCATTCCTCCCCTGGTACTCATTACGGGAGACGAAGAGTTTCTGGTGGCCGAGCACTTGAAAAAAATTAGAGACCATCTCATAGATCCGGGTTTGGCTGATTTTAATTATCATCTCTTTTTCGGTTCGTTTCTGGAAATGGAAGAAGTCTTAAACGTCGCCCAAACCTTTCCCGTTTTTTCAGAAAAAAGATTGGTGATTATTAGAGAAGCCGAACTGATTCCCTCGAAAGAACTGGAAAAACTGGTTCCCTATCTGAATAATCCTCTCCCCTCCACCTGTCTGGTGGTTGTGGCGGAAAAAGCGGATATGAGAAAGGGTTTTTTTATCCGGTTTAAAGAAAAGGGAAAATTGATTTCCTGCGGCAAGTTGTATGAAAACCAGGTCGGACCCTGGATCAGGAATTTTTTAAGGGACTCGTCCCTTGAAATTGAGGAACCCGCCCTTTTATTCTTAAAGACGGAAATGGGCTCTGATCTTTCAAAGCTTTCGGTTGAACTTGAAAAGTTAAGGTCTTATATCGGGGTGAGGAAAAAAATTACTTTTCAGGATTGCGACGCGATAACCCGCGGCCATCGAAGTTTTTCCGTTTTTGATCTGGTGAATGCTGTTGGAAATAAAAACCAGCCTCGAGCGATGACGCTTTTGGCCAGTTTCCTTGGAGACGGGGAACAGCCGCTGGTTTTATTGGCCATGTTGGTACGCCATTTCAGAAGCCTCCTTAAACTGGGGGAGTGTAAAAGGTCAGGATTTTCCCGGATGGAGGTTTCAAAAAGCTTGGGAATCCCGGAGTTTTTTCTTTCCGAAATCTACAAACACGCCACCCTTTATTCCAGGAATGAGCTGGAAGGGGCGTTCAGGCTTTGTCTGGAAGCGGATTTTCAGCTTAAGGGGAATACCCGTCCGCCCGACCGGGTTATGGAATCGCTTATCCTGGACCTCTGTAGCGGGAAGCCTCTCTACAGTTCATCGAGCCTGCAAAAATGA
- the murJ gene encoding murein biosynthesis integral membrane protein MurJ, with protein MSETKRITKAAGKIGLATLTSRILGLIRDMVVARLGAGLATDAFYVAYRIPNLLRELLAEGSMSAGFIPVFTEYWTTRSKQEAWDLACKVFTILLGILLIVCTLGIIFSPWIVPLIAPGFTHEGGKLDLTIDLTRIMFPYLLFIGLAALVMGVLNSIRLFGIPALAPAVDNLVIIISIFIFTWFLKDPIVGIAIAVTLGGLVQFLFQLPALYKSGMPFRLNFQVRDSGVKKVFTLILPSLLGLSVAQINLLVNTHLASRLAEGSVTYLYYGIRLIHFPLGIFAIAVATAILPSLSASAAKKDIEGLKESFSFGLRLVFFIAFPATIGLVFLRVPIVQILFQHGDFTFAATQGTATAVFYYALGLWAFAGVRIVVPVFYALQDTKTPVKIAVASLFANILFSLILMGPLQHGGLALATSLASVLNMGLLVWILRKKIGNLGFRKILQSHLKVIFSSIGIAVICYWVNDMGIWLMKDETFEKLFYAGTAIFTSVASYFALHFWMKGEELQFIWKMLKRDKA; from the coding sequence ATGAGTGAAACCAAAAGAATTACAAAGGCTGCCGGAAAAATTGGTTTGGCCACTTTAACCAGCCGGATTTTAGGATTGATCCGCGACATGGTTGTCGCGCGCCTGGGTGCAGGGCTTGCTACCGACGCGTTTTATGTCGCCTATCGGATTCCCAACCTTTTGAGAGAACTGCTTGCGGAAGGGTCGATGTCGGCCGGGTTCATCCCTGTCTTTACTGAATACTGGACGACACGGTCGAAACAGGAGGCGTGGGATCTCGCCTGCAAGGTCTTTACCATTCTGCTCGGTATTCTTTTAATCGTATGCACGCTGGGAATTATCTTTTCACCCTGGATTGTTCCCCTGATCGCCCCCGGATTTACCCATGAGGGGGGAAAGCTGGATCTGACGATCGATCTCACACGGATCATGTTTCCGTATCTTTTATTTATCGGTCTGGCTGCTCTGGTCATGGGGGTTCTCAACTCCATCCGTTTGTTTGGAATTCCCGCTCTGGCTCCGGCGGTGGATAATTTGGTCATCATTATCAGTATTTTTATTTTTACCTGGTTTTTAAAGGATCCGATTGTCGGGATTGCCATTGCGGTAACGTTGGGCGGACTGGTTCAGTTTCTTTTTCAATTACCGGCCCTTTATAAGAGCGGGATGCCCTTCCGGCTAAACTTCCAGGTGAGAGATTCCGGGGTAAAAAAGGTTTTTACCCTGATTTTACCGTCGCTTCTCGGTCTTTCCGTAGCCCAGATCAATCTGCTGGTCAATACCCATCTTGCTTCCCGTCTCGCAGAAGGGAGCGTGACCTATCTTTATTACGGCATTCGTTTAATTCATTTTCCGCTGGGAATATTTGCCATTGCCGTCGCAACCGCCATTTTACCTTCTCTTTCCGCCAGTGCCGCGAAAAAAGATATCGAGGGTCTCAAGGAGAGTTTTTCGTTTGGGTTGAGGCTTGTTTTTTTTATCGCCTTCCCCGCAACGATCGGCCTTGTTTTTTTAAGGGTTCCCATCGTACAGATTTTATTTCAACACGGTGATTTTACCTTTGCGGCAACGCAAGGGACGGCAACAGCCGTTTTTTATTATGCGCTCGGCTTATGGGCCTTTGCCGGAGTCCGGATCGTCGTTCCCGTTTTTTATGCTTTACAGGATACTAAAACCCCGGTTAAGATTGCCGTGGCCTCTCTTTTCGCGAACATTCTTTTTAGCCTTATTTTAATGGGGCCGCTTCAACATGGGGGGTTGGCTCTGGCCACGTCGCTGGCGTCGGTTTTAAATATGGGTCTTCTGGTCTGGATTTTAAGAAAAAAAATTGGAAATCTGGGTTTCAGAAAAATTCTTCAATCCCATTTAAAAGTCATTTTTTCTTCTATCGGAATCGCGGTGATCTGTTATTGGGTGAACGACATGGGAATCTGGCTGATGAAAGACGAAACGTTTGAAAAATTATTTTATGCGGGGACGGCTATTTTTACCAGCGTGGCGAGTTATTTTGCGCTTCACTTCTGGATGAAGGGGGAAGAACTCCAGTTTATCTGGAAAATGCTCAAAAGAGACAAAGCGTAA
- a CDS encoding DUF971 domain-containing protein yields the protein MSWAECLKFRNQPKSSLRVISGPVYETVEVKEMELVGNYALNISFTDGHNTGIFSFDYLREICPCPFCKTP from the coding sequence TTGTCATGGGCCGAATGTCTTAAATTCAGAAACCAGCCTAAAAGCTCGCTGAGGGTCATTTCGGGCCCGGTTTACGAAACCGTGGAAGTCAAAGAGATGGAGCTGGTCGGGAATTATGCCCTGAATATCTCTTTTACAGACGGGCACAACACCGGGATTTTTTCTTTTGATTATCTGAGGGAAATTTGTCCCTGCCCTTTCTGTAAAACCCCTTGA
- a CDS encoding tRNA-dihydrouridine synthase, whose amino-acid sequence MNNKILKSKLPPTYQIDRSYETNYQEGPLFTGGIPKREISPSQNFMGFKVNSRFGVPAGPLLNARWIALYAKLGFDLLVYKTVRTSAHPAHPAPNCMVLNVFGQLEEQDFGHTLVAENPTPHPEEEERPVSITNSFGMPSRDPSVWQEDAEKAKAFLEAGQLFILSVVGTPQKGKDLAEDYARAAILAKEAGADIVEINLSCPNVTTGEGSIFTDPDASSTISKKVRQALKGTPLIIKMGYISDDQKLEKVILANAPYIEGISGINTLSFKVVKPDGSQALPGPGRLQSGVCGAAIRNCGLKQTERTVEIRNRHRLDFSVIGVGGIMTVEDILSYEKTGADASMSATGAMWDPLLAYKNWQASQSKIRHSLS is encoded by the coding sequence ATGAACAATAAAATTTTAAAATCGAAACTTCCTCCAACGTATCAAATCGATCGGTCCTACGAAACCAATTATCAGGAGGGGCCTCTTTTTACAGGCGGCATCCCGAAAAGAGAGATTTCCCCCTCTCAAAATTTTATGGGGTTTAAAGTCAATTCCCGTTTTGGAGTTCCCGCCGGCCCTTTATTAAACGCCAGGTGGATTGCCCTTTACGCGAAATTAGGGTTTGATCTCCTTGTTTACAAAACCGTTAGGACTTCCGCCCATCCGGCCCATCCTGCTCCAAACTGTATGGTTTTAAATGTGTTCGGCCAGCTTGAAGAACAGGATTTCGGGCATACCCTGGTGGCCGAGAATCCAACTCCTCACCCGGAGGAAGAGGAACGGCCCGTTTCCATTACCAATTCGTTTGGCATGCCTTCCCGGGATCCCTCGGTTTGGCAAGAGGATGCGGAAAAAGCCAAAGCCTTTCTTGAGGCCGGGCAGCTCTTTATCCTCAGCGTGGTTGGAACCCCCCAAAAGGGGAAAGATCTGGCGGAAGATTACGCGCGAGCCGCTATTTTGGCGAAAGAGGCAGGGGCGGATATCGTAGAAATTAATCTTTCCTGTCCAAATGTAACCACCGGAGAAGGAAGCATTTTTACAGATCCTGACGCGTCCTCAACGATCTCGAAAAAGGTCCGTCAGGCTCTAAAGGGAACCCCTCTGATCATTAAAATGGGATATATTTCCGATGATCAAAAACTGGAAAAGGTTATTCTGGCCAATGCCCCCTATATCGAAGGGATTTCCGGTATTAATACCCTTTCCTTTAAAGTCGTTAAACCGGATGGAAGCCAGGCGCTTCCCGGTCCCGGGCGGCTTCAATCGGGTGTTTGCGGGGCCGCTATCCGCAACTGCGGTCTCAAACAAACGGAACGAACCGTTGAGATTCGAAACCGCCACCGGCTTGATTTTTCAGTGATCGGGGTCGGCGGTATCATGACCGTCGAAGATATTCTCTCCTACGAGAAAACGGGGGCTGACGCCTCAATGAGCGCCACCGGCGCGATGTGGGACCCTTTATTGGCCTATAAAAATTGGCAGGCCTCCCAATCCAAAATCCGTCATTCCCTGTCTTAA